The following are encoded together in the Peromyscus leucopus breed LL Stock chromosome 1, UCI_PerLeu_2.1, whole genome shotgun sequence genome:
- the Prss23 gene encoding serine protease 23 isoform X2 has protein sequence MAGIPGLFLLLLLLCVFRQVSPYSSPWKPTWPAYRLPVVLPQSTLNLAKPDFDAKAKLEVSSSCGPQCHKGTPLPTYEEAKQYLSYETLYANGSRTETQVGIYILSNAEGRARSRDSEAAGKSRRKRQIYGYDGRFSIFGKDFLLNYPFSTSVKLSTGCTGTLVAEKHVLTAAHCIHDGKTYVKGTQKLRVGFLKPKYKDGGRGDNSSSPAMPDKMKFQWIRVKRTHVPKGWIKGNANDIGMDYDYALLELKKPHKRKFMKIGVSPPAKQLPGGRIHFSGYDNDRPGNLVYRFCDVKDETYDLLYQRCDAQPGASGSGVYVRMWKRPQQKWERKIIGIFSGHQWVDMNGSPQDFNVAVRITPLKYAQICYWIKGNYLDCREG, from the coding sequence ATGGCGGGGATCCCAggactcttcctccttctcctcctgctctgtgTCTTCAGGCAGGTGAGTCCCTACAGTAGTCCATGGAAACCCACTTGGCCGGCTTACCGCCTCCCTGTTGTCTTGCCTCAGTCTACCCTCAACTTAGCCAAGCCAGACTTTGATGCCAAAGCCAAATTGGAGGTGTCCTCCTCATGTGGACCCCAGTGTCACAAGGGAACACCACTGCCCACCTATGAAGAGGCCAAGCAGTACCTTTCCTATGAAACCCTCTACGCCAATGGCAGCCGCACAGAGACTCAGGTGGGCATCTACATCCTCAGCAACGCCGAAGGCAGGGCGCGAAGTAGAGACTCCGAGGCCGCGGGAAAATCTCGTAGGAAGAGGCAGATTTATGGCTATGACGGCCGGTTTAGCATTTTCGGGAAGGACTTCCTGCTAAACTACCCTTTCTCAACGTCGGTGAAGCTGTCTACGGGATGCACCGGCACCCTGGTGGCCGAAAAGCACGTCCTTACTGCTGCACACTGCATACACGACGGGAAAACCTACGTGAAAGGGACGCAGAAACTCCGAGTGGGCTTCCTGAAGCCCAAGTATAAAGATGGTGGCAGAGGGGACAACAGCTCGAGCCCAGCCATGCCTGACAAGATGAAATTTCAGTGGATCCGGGTGAAACGCACCCATGTGCCCAAGGGGTGGATCAAAGGCAACGCCAACGACATCGGCATGGATTATGACTACGCCCTTCTGGAACTCAAGAAACCCCACAAAAGGAAGTTCATGAAGATTGGGGTGAGCCCTCCGGCTAAGCAGCTCCCAGGGGGCAGGATCCACTTCTCTGGCTATGACAATGACCGGCCAGGCAATTTGGTGTACCGTTTCTGTGATGTCAAAGATGAGACCTACGACCTTCTCTACCAGCGATGTGATGCCCAGCCTGGGGCCAGTGGTTCAGGGGTCTACGTGAGGATGTGGAAGAGACCACAgcagaaatgggaaagaaaaattaTTGGCATCTTTTCGGGCCACCAGTGGGTGGATATGAATGGCTCTCCACAGGATTTCAACGTGGCAGTCAGAATCACTCCTCTTAAATATGCGCAGATTTGCTACTGGATTAAAGGGAACTACTTGGATTGCAGGGAGGGTTGA
- the Prss23 gene encoding serine protease 23 isoform X1, translating into MTCMKAALNMAGIPGLFLLLLLLCVFRQVSPYSSPWKPTWPAYRLPVVLPQSTLNLAKPDFDAKAKLEVSSSCGPQCHKGTPLPTYEEAKQYLSYETLYANGSRTETQVGIYILSNAEGRARSRDSEAAGKSRRKRQIYGYDGRFSIFGKDFLLNYPFSTSVKLSTGCTGTLVAEKHVLTAAHCIHDGKTYVKGTQKLRVGFLKPKYKDGGRGDNSSSPAMPDKMKFQWIRVKRTHVPKGWIKGNANDIGMDYDYALLELKKPHKRKFMKIGVSPPAKQLPGGRIHFSGYDNDRPGNLVYRFCDVKDETYDLLYQRCDAQPGASGSGVYVRMWKRPQQKWERKIIGIFSGHQWVDMNGSPQDFNVAVRITPLKYAQICYWIKGNYLDCREG; encoded by the coding sequence CAGCTCTCAACATGGCGGGGATCCCAggactcttcctccttctcctcctgctctgtgTCTTCAGGCAGGTGAGTCCCTACAGTAGTCCATGGAAACCCACTTGGCCGGCTTACCGCCTCCCTGTTGTCTTGCCTCAGTCTACCCTCAACTTAGCCAAGCCAGACTTTGATGCCAAAGCCAAATTGGAGGTGTCCTCCTCATGTGGACCCCAGTGTCACAAGGGAACACCACTGCCCACCTATGAAGAGGCCAAGCAGTACCTTTCCTATGAAACCCTCTACGCCAATGGCAGCCGCACAGAGACTCAGGTGGGCATCTACATCCTCAGCAACGCCGAAGGCAGGGCGCGAAGTAGAGACTCCGAGGCCGCGGGAAAATCTCGTAGGAAGAGGCAGATTTATGGCTATGACGGCCGGTTTAGCATTTTCGGGAAGGACTTCCTGCTAAACTACCCTTTCTCAACGTCGGTGAAGCTGTCTACGGGATGCACCGGCACCCTGGTGGCCGAAAAGCACGTCCTTACTGCTGCACACTGCATACACGACGGGAAAACCTACGTGAAAGGGACGCAGAAACTCCGAGTGGGCTTCCTGAAGCCCAAGTATAAAGATGGTGGCAGAGGGGACAACAGCTCGAGCCCAGCCATGCCTGACAAGATGAAATTTCAGTGGATCCGGGTGAAACGCACCCATGTGCCCAAGGGGTGGATCAAAGGCAACGCCAACGACATCGGCATGGATTATGACTACGCCCTTCTGGAACTCAAGAAACCCCACAAAAGGAAGTTCATGAAGATTGGGGTGAGCCCTCCGGCTAAGCAGCTCCCAGGGGGCAGGATCCACTTCTCTGGCTATGACAATGACCGGCCAGGCAATTTGGTGTACCGTTTCTGTGATGTCAAAGATGAGACCTACGACCTTCTCTACCAGCGATGTGATGCCCAGCCTGGGGCCAGTGGTTCAGGGGTCTACGTGAGGATGTGGAAGAGACCACAgcagaaatgggaaagaaaaattaTTGGCATCTTTTCGGGCCACCAGTGGGTGGATATGAATGGCTCTCCACAGGATTTCAACGTGGCAGTCAGAATCACTCCTCTTAAATATGCGCAGATTTGCTACTGGATTAAAGGGAACTACTTGGATTGCAGGGAGGGTTGA